TTTCCACTCCTGGCAGCTCCTGCCATCACCTGTAAAACATTGGTTCCCAAAGCTTGAATTTGCTGTTCCACACTTTTTTGCACACCTTGCCCCACGGAAGTAATCGCAATCACCGAAAAAATCCCAATAATCACACCCAGCATCGTCAATGCTGTACGTAATTTGTTACTCCAAAGAGCCTCAACTGCCATCGCAAATATTTCCATCAAGGAAACAGTATTACTTCTAGAAAAAGTACTTTTCCCTGACTGATATTGTTTTACGCTTTGGTATTCTTTTTGCATGGATAATGGCAAAGGTGACAATAAAAATAATTCCGAAATAATCCTGACTTTTCTTCTCCTTCCATAAGGAGCATCCCAATTTTGCAAAAATAAAAGCAAAAATAAAAGCAAAAATAAAATTTCTAGTGGGAGCATATTACTCCCTAATCTCCAGAAAACAGGCTAGAAGCCCGTACTACAAAAAACAAAAAAATTACACCTTGGAGATGCTCCACTCTTATCCCCACCCAGAGAAAAATCAAACTAGATTAATTGCGAGAGCGTCGGGAAGAGCCAGAAAACATACTCCGTGGTTGGGATTCTGGACGTTCACCCTGAGGAAAACTCAATAACACCTTCTCATTACCTTTTAAACCAGAACGTACCTCCGTCTTGTTGTTCACAGTCACCCCAGTTTCAATTCGTGTAAAAACAGGTTTATTTTCTGCCCCCATCACAAACACACCCGTTCCCCTCTGTCGTCTCACAACTGCGGCAGTAGGAACAACGATCGCGTTATTTAAATTACCGACCTGGAATTCCGTCGAAACATTCATCCCAGAGCGGAGAATTTGCTCTGCTTCCGGCTCCAAAGTCACTTTCACCTCAAAACTAGTGACATTCTGCTCTACCGATGCCTGGGCAGCAATCTGGGAAACCTTCCCTGTAAAGGTTTTTCGGGGGAACGCATCAGCCCGAATCAGTACCTTTTGCCCTAAGCTCACCTTAGAAATACTAGCCTCAGCTAAGTTGGCAACAACCTGATTTGTGGAAGCTAGGGATAAAACAGAGGAGGAAACCGCCGAAGATACGGAACTAGCAGAAGTCGTTGGTGTCACAAATGCTCCTGGATCGGCATATTTTTTGACTACCACACTCTCAAAGGGGGCACGGATAATAGTGTCATTGATTTGCGCTTGAATACTTTGTAGAGAACCACGGGCAGACATTACCTGAGCGCGGGCAGCATTAATTTCTTCTCTGCGGGTTCCTGCCTTCAGCAGGGCAACCACAGATTCTTGCTGACTAACTCTTGCCCTGGCTTGTTGAATATCCTCTGTGCGTGAACCTGCTTGTTGTAATCCCAGAGCCGCTTTGGCTTCATTCACCTGAGCCTGAGCATTATCTTTGTCAGCCCGTTTCTGGTTGACAGTTTGTAGAGAAACAGCCCCTGCTTGGTATAAATTTTGCTGACGCAGCAAATCATCTGATGCTTTGCTCAGGGTTGCCTCGGCTGCTTTGACTCTGGCTTCCGCTTGGGCAATATCCTGGGAACGGTTCCCCGCTTGTACTTTCCGTAAGTTAGCTTGGGCTTCTGCTAACTGTGCTTCTGCTTGGGCAATATCTTGGGGACGATTTCCCGCTTCTAATTTTTGCAGATTTGCTTCTGCCTGGGCTAATTGTCCCTTGGCTTGGGTGAGTTGCCCTTGAAGATTACTATTATCCATATAGGCAAGAATTTGCCCCTGTTTAACCCTGTCTCCTTCCTTGACAAGTAATTTTCTCAGGATTCCGGAAGTTTTGGGACTGACATTAATGGAGCGTTCTGGCTTCACTGAGCCATTAGCAGTGATTGTGATGGGTAGACTCTGCCGCTCTACTGCAACTGTCAGCGATTGACTGCTGGCTTTTTGAGTAGGGTTAATGACTAATAAACGATAGGCAAGAAAACCACCTCCACCCAACATCAAAGCCATGAGCAACCAAATTAACCAGCTAGCTGTTTTTTTGCGTTTGGGAACTGATGGTAAGGCTGTGGAATCTACTGCTTCTGTTGTATTAAAAGTCATCTACCCCCCTATTCATAGATTAAGAAAGGCTACCAAGTTGATTCTGCAAGGATTTGATTTGAGGTTTGGTAGCCAAAGCTTGATAATTTTTGTATGGACACAATGTTATCCTGACTAACGTATCCTACTATGTCGATACATGAACAGGAATTAGGTCTGGTTTTAGGCGCTACATTCATGGATAAGGTGGCAAAGGTAGGAAGCAAAACAACCCTAGAGTAACTTTTCATGGTTGTATTCTCTAGATAATTGCCAATTTTTACCTCTGCTCGCTTCCTCTCAGCCTACATTGTCCTGGTTTTTGTGGGTGATGACATGAAGCTAAAGTCACAAAATTTCCATGACTAAAGTCATGTTTTTCGTGTGTGCGACTACAAAATTATGGGTGAAATTTCTTGGCGATCGCTCAGGTAACGCTAACAAGTGACCACTATTCACTGAGATCGTTTAAGCTAGCTGAAAGATTCTTTGATTTGTGGTTAAGAGGCGGAACAGTGCCGAAACACGTAGGTTTAATTTCTTTTTTGCTCGCCTGTAGTTTATGTAGTCTGCCGAAAGCAGCTAATGCACAGGCTTTAGTTCCCCATACTTTACAACTGGATACTGCCAAATTAGAGCAGCAGGGTTTAAGTTTGGCACAGGAAGCTGCCCAGTTGGCACAGTTTCAACAGGTAGAGCTAGCAATGCCTAGGGCGCGTTTGGCTGCCCAACTAGCACCGAAAAGTGACAAGGTATGGTTTCTTTTGGGTGGTTTGTACTTGCAAACCAAGGATATCAACAAGGCGATCGCGTCTTTAAATAAAGCAAATTCCCTCAATCCCCAAAATGCTGATGTCTTGTTTGCCTTGGGTTCTGCCCATTTTCAACAGAAAAAATATCAAGCTGCTGCGGGTTATTTTCAATCGGGGTTAAAGTTAAAACCGAATGACTCGGAAGGGTTGTTTGATTTGGGTAACGCCTACTTTATGCTCAATAAATTACCAGAGGCGATCGCCCAGTATGACAAAGCTGTTGTTCAGGATAAAAAGTTTTGGCCCGCAATTAATAATATCGGCTTGATTAAATACGAACAGGGTGACAAAGCTGCTGCGATCAAACAGTGGCAAGCTGCTGTCGCAATCGATAAAAAAGCGGCAGAACCATTACTTGCCCTTGCTGTAGCCTTATACAACAAAGGCGATCAACAACAGGGTTTAGCTATGGGAGAAACTGCCCTACGTATTGATGGACGTTACGGAGATTTAGATTTCTTAAAAGAAAATCTCTGGGGCGATCGCCTATTAGCCGAAACCAAAAAATTCCTGGAATTACCTCGCATTCAAGCTGCTTTACAGCAAAAAGAATCCCCTGCTCCCAAACAATAGGCTTAAGAGCTAGAAGGTAAGGGGGAAGAGTGTTTTTCTACAATTTAAACCTGTTCCCTATTACCATTCTCCAATACCCTCTTGCCTTAATTCTCTTCTAGTAGTACATATATATTATACAAAATGGTACAACTTTAGACCTCGGATAACCCTAGATAGGGCGATCGCCTAGGTAAAATTTGTAGCCATTGCCAATAGTTCTAGTAAACACAAAAATGATTGTGGACTTAGGAGTCAGGGTAAAAACTACCAAGCTGCAAAAATCCCTACAGCAAAACTTGTCGGGGAAAATTCACACCATAAAAAACAAACCCCTAAGCATCGTTAGGGGCAGACCATAGGGTGAATATACTATTGCGGTAGTAGCAAAAAGTATATCTATTCTTGAAAAAATACAGAAACTAGGGATTATTTACCCGTATATTCAATCCCTAAAATCTAGTAATTACAACCTATTGAGGCAAGAGTGACATAATTTGATCAACAAACTTTTGATGGTCAACTACGGGTTTAGAGATGTAGCCATCAGCACCACTTTGTTTCAGAAAGTTTTCGCGATCGCCTTCCATCGCGTGTGCTGTCACCAAAATAATTGGTAGGCTAGAAGTCTGTGGATCCGCTTTCAACATTTGTGTAATTTTGATACCATCAACAGACTTACCTTGATACACACTGCGAGACAGAGAAACATCCATCAAAATGATGTCAGCTTCCCTAGCCTGGGCGATTTTCATCACTTCTTCCACATTTTCGGTGTGTTTAACTTCTAAACCACCACGCTTGGTCAAAATTTTAGAAAAAACACGAGCGTTAATCAGATCGTCTTCGACAATCAAAACAGTTTTCATGAGAACTTAGTTTAAAACAATGAGCGGTAATGTGTAACTGGTAATTGATAGATACTAAATAGCTAATAGCCCATTGTATATCCGATTACTCATTACCCATCAGCCTGTGACCCCTAACTTCTTATCAAGTTATCAACTATGTATCCTAATTATCAAGGACAATCCTATATCTGTAAGCTCCCATGACCATCAATATTTTGTCATCAAGGGCGTTATATCCGTTATGCTGTGGTTGCAACAGTGTTTATTGACAACAAAATTGGCGTAGTTCATTTTCAGGGAAAAAACTCATGGCAAAACAGTTAAACCTTCTCTCTACGGGACAGGTCATTCCCACAGCCTTGCATACGGAAATGCAAAGGTCATACCTAGAGTATGCCATGAGTGTCATCGTTGGGCGGGCATTACCAGATGTGCGTGATGGCTTAAAACCAGTCCATAGGAGGATTCTTTATGCCATGCATGAACTGGGTTTAACCCCCGATCGCCCCTATCGGAAATGTGCTCGTGTGGTGGGTGATGTCCTTGGTAAATACCATCCCCATGGAGACCAGGCAGTGTATGATGCCTTGGTGCGCTTAGTACAGGTATTTTCTAGTCGTTATCCCCTGTTGGCAGGACATGGCAACTTTGGGAGTGTGGATAATGACCCCCCGGCGGCGATGCGCTATACAGAGACACGTCTTGCTTCCGTCAGCCATGAGGGGATGTTGGCAGAAATTGGTGAAGAAACGGTGGAATTTATCGGAAACTTCGATAATTCCCAGCAGGAACCCACGGTTCTACCAGCTCAGTTACCCTTTTTATTACTTAACGGTTGCGCGGGAATTGCCGTGGGAATGGCAACCAATATCCCTCCCCATAACCTAGGGGAAATTGTCGATGGGTTAATTGCCCTAATTGATAATCCAGAATTATCTGATGCAAAATTATTTGAGTTAATTCCTGCCCCAGATTTTCCCACGGGGGGAGAGCTTGTCGGCAATGCCGGGATTCGGGAAGCTTACACCACGGGTAGGGGAAGCATTGTGCTGCGGGGTGTTGCCCAGGTGGAAGAAGTACCTGCGACTCGTGGCAGTAAGCGCCGTACAGCGATTATTATTACGGAATTACCCTACCAAGTGAATAAGGCTGGTTGGATTGAAAAAGTTGCCGAATTAGTCAATCAAGGACGCTTACAGGGTATTTCCGATTTGCGCGATGAGAGCGATCGCGAAGGGATGCGAGTAGTTATTGAACTCAAGCGCGATACCAACCCCCAGGAAGTTCTCCAACACCTCTATCACCAAACAGCCCTACAAACCAACTTTGGGGCGATTCTCCTTGCCCTTGTCGATGGACAGCCGCGACAATTAAGCCTACGACAATTATTACTGGAGTTTCTCAAATTCCGAGAACACACCCTGAACCGTCGCTACAGCTACGAATTAGGTAAGGCAGAAAGCCGTCTCCATCTCGTGCAAGGATTACTCCAAGCCTTAATAAATCTTGATGATGTCATCGAAATTTTACGCCATGCTGCCGATGGTAGTACAGCAAAAGTTAGCCTCCAAAGTCGCCTCGATTTAACAGAAGTACAAGCTGATGCAATTCTGGCGATGCCTTTACGTCGTCTCACTAGTTTAGAAGTTCAGAATCTCCAACAGGAAAATCAGGAATTACAAGAGCGAATCGCCACGTTACATAACCTACTAGATGACCGTCGGGAATTACTGAAGGCTTTAAAAAAAGACCTGCGAACTCTCAAACGAAAGTATGGAGATGAACGCCGCACCAAGCTCGTCCAAGAACTGAAAAATACCGTCACGGAAGAATCCAAGGGAAAAAGAGAAGAAGACGGCGACAGCAAATCTAAAAGCTTGTATGCCAAACCTGAAGTTCCTGCGGAAGATGTAGTTTTAGAGTTTACCTATCGTGGCTACGTGCGCCGCTTCCCCCTTAATGGCAAGAAAAGCAAAACTGATAACGGTATTGCGGAAAACGATTTTCTCATCCAAACCACAGGTACAGATACAGAGAAAGATTTACTGATTCTCACAAATGGTGGCAAGGTTTACCCCATCGGAGTGGGAGAAATTTCCCCCACCACAGGTAGAGTACCTAGGGGAACACCCTTAATTACCCTGCTAACTAATACCGCTCAAGCAGCGACAGAAGGGGTAATTCGACGATTTGTCTTGCCAGAAAATCCCGAAACCGCAGAAATGCTCTTAGTCACCAAACAGGGAAGAATCAAGCGTTTATCTATGACGGAGTTGACTAATTTTAGTCGCCGTGGGATTACTATCCTCAAGCTCAAGGATGACGATGAGTTGTTATTAGCAGAATTCTGTGCAGCAGGAGAACAGGTAGTCATCGCCGGTTCAGGTGGTCGTCTACTGCGGTTTAAAATAGATGATGAAAACCTGCCTATAATGGGGCGAGCTGCCATGGGTTTACAAGCACTACGTCTGCGAGTCAATGAGGCGATCGCTGGTTGTATAACCGTTGCTAAGGATAATGACGTATTAATATTTACTCAGCTAGGATACGCGAAACGCTTGCCAGTTAACAGTTTACGCCTTGGTAAACGTGGCGATATCGGTATCCAAAGTTGTAAATTTACAGATAAATCCGATTCCCTTGCCGGAATGTTAACAGTCACACCGGGCAAAGAAGTGGCATTAATCACCAATAATCAACGCATTATCCGCTTAGGTGCAGATACTATCACTGCCTTGGGGCGAGATGGTACAGGTGAAAAAGTACTCCAACTCAACCGTGATGAAAGAGTAATTCATGTTGTAGAGGCAATGATTTGATGGTAATTACCTATTACCTATTCCCCATT
The Calothrix sp. 336/3 DNA segment above includes these coding regions:
- a CDS encoding tetratricopeptide repeat protein, whose translation is MPKHVGLISFLLACSLCSLPKAANAQALVPHTLQLDTAKLEQQGLSLAQEAAQLAQFQQVELAMPRARLAAQLAPKSDKVWFLLGGLYLQTKDINKAIASLNKANSLNPQNADVLFALGSAHFQQKKYQAAAGYFQSGLKLKPNDSEGLFDLGNAYFMLNKLPEAIAQYDKAVVQDKKFWPAINNIGLIKYEQGDKAAAIKQWQAAVAIDKKAAEPLLALAVALYNKGDQQQGLAMGETALRIDGRYGDLDFLKENLWGDRLLAETKKFLELPRIQAALQQKESPAPKQ
- a CDS encoding response regulator; protein product: MKTVLIVEDDLINARVFSKILTKRGGLEVKHTENVEEVMKIAQAREADIILMDVSLSRSVYQGKSVDGIKITQMLKADPQTSSLPIILVTAHAMEGDRENFLKQSGADGYISKPVVDHQKFVDQIMSLLPQ
- the gyrA gene encoding DNA gyrase subunit A, with the protein product MAKQLNLLSTGQVIPTALHTEMQRSYLEYAMSVIVGRALPDVRDGLKPVHRRILYAMHELGLTPDRPYRKCARVVGDVLGKYHPHGDQAVYDALVRLVQVFSSRYPLLAGHGNFGSVDNDPPAAMRYTETRLASVSHEGMLAEIGEETVEFIGNFDNSQQEPTVLPAQLPFLLLNGCAGIAVGMATNIPPHNLGEIVDGLIALIDNPELSDAKLFELIPAPDFPTGGELVGNAGIREAYTTGRGSIVLRGVAQVEEVPATRGSKRRTAIIITELPYQVNKAGWIEKVAELVNQGRLQGISDLRDESDREGMRVVIELKRDTNPQEVLQHLYHQTALQTNFGAILLALVDGQPRQLSLRQLLLEFLKFREHTLNRRYSYELGKAESRLHLVQGLLQALINLDDVIEILRHAADGSTAKVSLQSRLDLTEVQADAILAMPLRRLTSLEVQNLQQENQELQERIATLHNLLDDRRELLKALKKDLRTLKRKYGDERRTKLVQELKNTVTEESKGKREEDGDSKSKSLYAKPEVPAEDVVLEFTYRGYVRRFPLNGKKSKTDNGIAENDFLIQTTGTDTEKDLLILTNGGKVYPIGVGEISPTTGRVPRGTPLITLLTNTAQAATEGVIRRFVLPENPETAEMLLVTKQGRIKRLSMTELTNFSRRGITILKLKDDDELLLAEFCAAGEQVVIAGSGGRLLRFKIDDENLPIMGRAAMGLQALRLRVNEAIAGCITVAKDNDVLIFTQLGYAKRLPVNSLRLGKRGDIGIQSCKFTDKSDSLAGMLTVTPGKEVALITNNQRIIRLGADTITALGRDGTGEKVLQLNRDERVIHVVEAMI
- a CDS encoding efflux RND transporter periplasmic adaptor subunit; the protein is MTFNTTEAVDSTALPSVPKRKKTASWLIWLLMALMLGGGGFLAYRLLVINPTQKASSQSLTVAVERQSLPITITANGSVKPERSINVSPKTSGILRKLLVKEGDRVKQGQILAYMDNSNLQGQLTQAKGQLAQAEANLQKLEAGNRPQDIAQAEAQLAEAQANLRKVQAGNRSQDIAQAEARVKAAEATLSKASDDLLRQQNLYQAGAVSLQTVNQKRADKDNAQAQVNEAKAALGLQQAGSRTEDIQQARARVSQQESVVALLKAGTRREEINAARAQVMSARGSLQSIQAQINDTIIRAPFESVVVKKYADPGAFVTPTTSASSVSSAVSSSVLSLASTNQVVANLAEASISKVSLGQKVLIRADAFPRKTFTGKVSQIAAQASVEQNVTSFEVKVTLEPEAEQILRSGMNVSTEFQVGNLNNAIVVPTAAVVRRQRGTGVFVMGAENKPVFTRIETGVTVNNKTEVRSGLKGNEKVLLSFPQGERPESQPRSMFSGSSRRSRN